The genomic segment CACGGTGCTGCGGGCTTATACCAAGACCACCTATCGCGGGGTGATTGAACTGCTCGAAGCCTCGGGCCAGCTTCGCCGCATTCTGTGCATGGAGCGGCTGCCGCACTACTCGACGCTCAAAAGTTCGCTGATCGCACGGTGATTCCGGAGATTCTGGGATTCCTGCTGCAAGAGATTCTGCGTGAGGTGGGTGACCAGAGCGACGAAGTGGCGATGGATTCGACGGGTCTGGAGACCTCGTCGGCCAGCGCTCACTACGTCAGCCGCAGCGGGCGGCAGCGCCAGCAGTACGTGAAGGTGTCGGCGTCTGTGACCTGCAAGAGCATGCTGGCGGCGGGCTGGTCGTCGGCTGGGGCCGGGCAACGACAAGGCTGAAGCGCGCTGGCTCCTGACGGAAACCGCCCAGAAGCTGCTGAAGTATTTGTACGCGGATGCCGGCTACGATGCGGGTGGGTTCATACGTACTGTCGTGAGACGTGGGGCGTGCGCAGTTACATCCCGCCGGCGGTGCATCGCCGCGATGGCGGCGTGAACGGTCGCTACCGATCGCAGATGACGCGGCTGCCGAAGCGGTATGGTCGTCGCTGGCATGTCGAGTCCTTCTTCAGCGAAACCAAACGCACCATGGGATCGCACCTGAACGCCCGCACAGAACGCGGTCTGTTCACCGAAGCAGCGATCCGCGTCCTGGCCTACACCCTCCGGCGATAGCCGGGGGCAAATTCGCAGCAGATGTTGTCAACAGAGCAAAACCAGTTCTAGTGCTTCTCGTCACACCGGCAGATCATTTCGCCACACCCCGGACACCCGTTGCGGTACTTCGCCATCGCCCGCGTCAGGTCCACGCCCTCGACGTTCGCCAGCGTCACCAACCACGCCAGCACGTCGGCAAACTCCGCCTCTTTCTCCGCCTGCGGCTGGCCCTCGCCGATCGCGGCCGCCAATTCGCCGACTTCCTCCATCAGCCACAAAAACGTCCCGGCTGCCCCGCGCTTGCGGTCCTTGGCCGAGTACATACGTTCGATCAATTGCTGCGTTTCCGATAGCGTCATGTTGATAACATCCTTCGCGTGCGTGCAAAAGGGCGAGCAACGCCCACCCTTCCTTGTTTTCCTGCTTCTCGTTCCCCCCGGCACCTCTCCGCCATAGGGTGGGAAATGCCTACTCTCCTGTTGCGTGTTCCCTCATCCCCCGCCCAGCGATTGCGCTCGCTTCTTATACTTGCTCGCCTGTTCCGCGTCGCCGATCGCCTCGGCCACACGCGCCAACCCCGCCCAGCCGTCCGGCTCATCGGGCTTTAAGCGGCAGGCCGTGTCAAACGAGCGCCGAGCATTCATGAAATCGCTTGACTTCAGATACGCCTCGCCCAGACCGTTGTGACTCGGTCGATCGTACGGGTCGATCTCGATGGCCTGGCGAAACCATTTCGCAGCCTCCGTCGCCTTCCCGCGCTTCAGCAGAATCTCGCCGATCCGGCGCGGCACGGCCGGTTCATCCTCCACGCGCCGCGCCAGCTCCTCCAGCTCGACAAGCGCTTCGTCCTCGCGCCCCTGCACGAGGTAGATTCCCGCCAGCCGTCGATACGACGCCGGATCGTCCGGCAGCATCTTCTTGTACCGCGAGAGCGCCGTGATCGCCGCGGGCCAGTTCAACCGCGCCTGCTCAAGGTACCCCAGATATTTAATTCCGTCTGCATTCTTCGCATCGACTTCAACCAGCCGCCGAATGATCGGCTCCGCTTCGTCCACGAAGGCCGCTCGCTTCGTTTCATCTCGCTCCTGCTCCATGCGCCCGATCAGAATCTGCCCAAGCACTTCGAGCGCCCTGGCCTGCATCGCGTCGCGCTTCAGCGCGCGACGCGCGATCTCCTCGGCCCTCTCCACGTCGCCGTCCACCAGGAGCGCCTGGGCATAGCGCGCCAGCAAGCCCGCGTCGTCGCCGCGCGATTCGACCTGCTTCGCCAGCGTCTCCGAATCCTCCACTGGCACATCCGGAAGCCCCCACGCGTTCACCTCTCTTGAAGCATAGGTCGAAAACGCCCGCGCGAACTCGTCTTCGCTTACGCCAAGCGCCTGTTCAAACACCGCCGCCTGCGTCAGCCGATCCTTGAACCCCTTGAGCATCTCATGAATCTTGGACTCGCCCCAGCGTTCAATAATGTATTCCACCATCCACTCGCTCTGCGCATACGCCAGCTCGCGGTCGTCGGCGCGACGCGGTCGCATGAAGCCCCAGTCAATCGTCTTCAGCGTGAAAAGCCGATCGCGTCGCACCGCTTCGCTAAGCAGTTGCTTCGTCCGCCACGTTCGAGGCTGCGGCTCCTCGTGCACGGCCAGGCCCTCCGTCATCCAATGCGGGATGCGGTTCTCGGTCGCCGCGAGCGTGACCGTGTGCGTAAACTCATGGCGCAGCACCGTCGCCCAGTTGAAATGCCCGAACGGCGGCGTGCCGCGCGGCGCCTGCATCGCGATGACGCGCCCGGTGCACGCGCCGACCGTCGCGATGAACGGCCTTCCCGTGATGCGCACCGAGAAGCCCATGTGATCCGGGAATATTTCGATGATTGTCTGCTTTACAGGCGCGGTCTTGAACTTCTCGCAAAGATCCCGATGCATGCGCTCCAGGGCCTCGCCGAAATACGGCGCGATCGGCCCGTCTCGCGACTCGTCAAACTTGACAATGAAGTGGTCCGTCTCCAGCCGCGCGAAATGGTCGATCTGATCGAGCAATTGCAGGAGGTTGTGCGTGTGCGCGTTGAAGCTGTCCAGCCCGAAGGCCTCCTCCAGCGTCCGTCGCGCGAGATGCTCCTCGCCGGTCTCCATGTACAGCTGCCCCAGGTCGGCGCGCGGCTCCGACCACGTCGGCGCGTGATCCATCGCCTGTTTGAAATGCGTCTCGGCGTCGGCGAATTGCCTCCCGGCCGACAGCCATTTCGCCAATGTGTGATGCAGCACCGCGCAGCGCGGATTGATCTTCTCCACGCGCGCAACCGCCTCGCGATACGCCGGCGCCTCCCCGCTGCGCAGCCGCGCCGCCGCAAGCACCGACAGCGCCTCCACGGAATTCGGATTGGTCTCCAACGCCTCGGTCGCGATTCGCGCCGCCTCTTCGTAGCGCCGCTCCGTCATGCGCGTGCTCGACAGCAGCACCCGCGCGCCCACGTGCGGCGGACAGACCTTCAGCGCGGCGGCCGCGCGCTTTTCACACTCCTCGAAGTTCCAATCCTCCAGCGCCGCCCAACCCAGCCCGACGTGCGCCGCCGCGACGTTCGCATTCTGTTCCAGCACCCGCTGAAAATCCGCCACCGCCTCCTTCGAATTGTGCTTCTCCAGCAACAACTCCGCCCCCGCCTGCCGCGCCGGCCAGTACGCCGCATCAACAAACTCGTACGCCTCCTGATAGACCTCTGTCAACACATGCTTCGTCCGCCGAACGACATCGGGGTTGCGCGTCAGCACGCTGTAGCGCAGGAACCCGCGACCCAGATCGGTCATGTCCTCCACGCGTTCCGGCAACGTGCCCGAGGTCATCCGCTCGTTGAACCATTTGTACGTCTCAATCGCGCCGGCCGTATCGCCGGTCAGCTCCTGAAGCTGCCCCAATTGCAATCGCGCGCGGTAGTGATCGCGTGCCCGCTCGAGGGCCGCGCGGTTGTGGCGAATCGCCGCGTCGTACTCGCCGACTTCCGCACGCAGCGCCGCCAGCGCCGCGTGCCAATCGGCCGAGCGTTCCCCCACCGAGCGGATCGCGTCGAGTCGCGCGATGCCCCGGCGATAATCGCCAATGAGCCGATCCACCTCGGCCCGCCCGCACGCCGCAGCGATCGCGTACGCGGGCGCCTTCCCTGCGGCCTCGTACCTTTCGACGGCCATGGCGTACTCGCCGGCGAGCGCCGCATCGCGTGCCTCGCGCAATGCGGCGGCGCTCGGGTCACGTTCTTCGTTCGCGGTTGCGGACGCCGGCACCAGGGCAAGACCGAGGACGGCTATGAGTCGAAGCGGGATTGAACCTGTGATCGCCCATCGGCGCGGCGCGCCGCGTCGGCAGAGAGAAAGAATCGGAAAGGCTGCGAGGCGCGTCACGTGCTCATTCTATGGAACGGTGAATCGCAACGTCA from the Planctomycetia bacterium genome contains:
- a CDS encoding transposase — protein: MRSYIPPAVHRRDGGVNGRYRSQMTRLPKRYGRRWHVESFFSETKRTMGSHLNARTERGLFTEAAIRVLAYTLRR
- a CDS encoding nucleotide pyrophosphohydrolase, whose protein sequence is MTLSETQQLIERMYSAKDRKRGAAGTFLWLMEEVGELAAAIGEGQPQAEKEAEFADVLAWLVTLANVEGVDLTRAMAKYRNGCPGCGEMICRCDEKH
- a CDS encoding tetratricopeptide repeat protein, with translation MTRLAAFPILSLCRRGAPRRWAITGSIPLRLIAVLGLALVPASATANEERDPSAAALREARDAALAGEYAMAVERYEAAGKAPAYAIAAACGRAEVDRLIGDYRRGIARLDAIRSVGERSADWHAALAALRAEVGEYDAAIRHNRAALERARDHYRARLQLGQLQELTGDTAGAIETYKWFNERMTSGTLPERVEDMTDLGRGFLRYSVLTRNPDVVRRTKHVLTEVYQEAYEFVDAAYWPARQAGAELLLEKHNSKEAVADFQRVLEQNANVAAAHVGLGWAALEDWNFEECEKRAAAALKVCPPHVGARVLLSSTRMTERRYEEAARIATEALETNPNSVEALSVLAAARLRSGEAPAYREAVARVEKINPRCAVLHHTLAKWLSAGRQFADAETHFKQAMDHAPTWSEPRADLGQLYMETGEEHLARRTLEEAFGLDSFNAHTHNLLQLLDQIDHFARLETDHFIVKFDESRDGPIAPYFGEALERMHRDLCEKFKTAPVKQTIIEIFPDHMGFSVRITGRPFIATVGACTGRVIAMQAPRGTPPFGHFNWATVLRHEFTHTVTLAATENRIPHWMTEGLAVHEEPQPRTWRTKQLLSEAVRRDRLFTLKTIDWGFMRPRRADDRELAYAQSEWMVEYIIERWGESKIHEMLKGFKDRLTQAAVFEQALGVSEDEFARAFSTYASREVNAWGLPDVPVEDSETLAKQVESRGDDAGLLARYAQALLVDGDVERAEEIARRALKRDAMQARALEVLGQILIGRMEQERDETKRAAFVDEAEPIIRRLVEVDAKNADGIKYLGYLEQARLNWPAAITALSRYKKMLPDDPASYRRLAGIYLVQGREDEALVELEELARRVEDEPAVPRRIGEILLKRGKATEAAKWFRQAIEIDPYDRPSHNGLGEAYLKSSDFMNARRSFDTACRLKPDEPDGWAGLARVAEAIGDAEQASKYKKRAQSLGGG